A genomic region of Plasmodium falciparum 3D7 genome assembly, chromosome: 11 contains the following coding sequences:
- a CDS encoding peroxisome assembly protein 22, putative produces MPRTCKNGQECRKYKAYENVDDKHVSIIQPILLVGMIFVFYIFYFRLFKRRYTSNESYRRKMNKKNISSKPVISLCLNDIVIKIIGNNAHIMENSVEPLNKLSSISELFVIAQISNDVQEKNIIDLFKKLGLFDKGLKEHRLMFCNTSNGRASMIRQLSPLTHVDNDETVIKTLTGKIPNLVQIYENINTSDHSNFFTSLQAFTQVICAVATVEGIN; encoded by the coding sequence atgccTAGAACATGTAAAAATGGGCAAGAatgtagaaaatataaagCATATGAAAATGTGGACGATAAACATGTTTCAATTATTCAACCAATTTTATTGGTTGGTATGATATttgtgttttatattttttactttcgattatttaaaagaagatATACAAGTAATGAAAGTTACAgaagaaaaatgaataaaaaaaatataagtagtAAACCCGTTATTTCATTATGTTTAAATGATATTGTCATTAAAATTATTGGTAATAATGCACACATTATGGAAAATTCAGTAGAaccattaaataaattaagttCTATTTCTGAACTTTTTGTTATTGCACAAATATCAAATGATGttcaagaaaaaaatataattgatCTCTTTAAAAAATTAGGATTATTTGATAAAGGTTTAAAAGAACATCGTTTAATGTTTTGTAATACTTCAAATGGAAGAGCATCAATGATAAGACAACTATCCCCACTTACCCATGttgataatgatgaaacagttataaaaacattaacAGGGAAAATTCCAAACCTTGttcaaatatatgaaaatattaatacaagTGATCATTCCAATTTTTTTACTTCTCTACAAGCCTTTACTCAAGTTATATGTGCTGTTGCAACCGTTGAAGGTATTAATTAA
- a CDS encoding serine/threonine protein kinase, putative codes for MYDYTEDNSLNPYLRQRIYHIRETLRNENELPLIDQIFKYELKKNFEDINDLLHYVNGIIYKGIDSFEKLTLLFTYDDKNDYDTTNLKQNDFIYLLRQKTKFRVKYKDENYIEYLRTNPLIFIDTLNNLLIIPGINFEYRLHNFDTKNSKYFLKKSDTKVNSFYNPFFIRVKNTNLKKTHKIYRRTAKNSSSNKEHHIEHYFVKQNSIPLTKKLKTDDSTNADSNNTTIPINTICEENSSKEKTSNTQYNYTNHICEKPTNQNISIHSQTKYEPKKERRKRRSLNTSTISDANNTDLGKNSKRNISRCLKRKASQSNSTKQSKCEEDAQQEDEETTIEEENKKMKEVEKEQMMDKEKEIEKEKIKEESNLNEKNDQYNEDYGDNIDQEDYSSLNNYSSSTNSPKNTKSTYFFYDLINEYEIYINHAKCYIIFDIKSYYKNLDIMKKLKKNLEELKKPNNLFKEITQKKTFKSSRDKMEFIKRFKKMIIPNFRLEKIRKQRNHLVIIELMSKIQNSLIIKRLYKELLEKVNIEELIKNMVVLFEKCVYNMKEEEIKNFYLRMIHTYFRSKDVKEIDFRKLIQQFKKIEEYRKNQEFYNLFQNDLNYLEKNKRECQEIDEKIHSLKYLILESILKEKQLERSVNRLLLNHEQSKYGYFYKIDQSDENNLDTTEYGKLLENFSKEPVNFYTILNKRNLDKHAYHDIRNFNYKKKNNEEEQTKHVVNTALINNQANNNENKYAINKGEQNNIPLEQAKQVNNNNYNNVKINGGDPHINNKNLNEEKHASQRIGKNEKEHIIKTNAQKEKEKEKENKISNIKEKQTPKDNNANKNDNINKEYYKCKIKQMNNEKKNDEEKEKNVVLKKKKKYNTFNLFPKNNKNDSNESYDKNYFRKEEKLLSTINLRKRLAEIDKNPYSKSDDNNNNNDNDNNNNSNNNNNNDNDNNNNSNNNNNDNNDNNELSGEGRLSSTGMYKTEEYLNEIKKDIVRCICEKKNYNFINEKQEKINNEIFYKVFEQYPYSFFSKSVKNYKIILNENEEESELSWLTMLKKKSHNRSILPPSRDTFRDGTHFSNCRATEHTLKFFLSLLTLLRKGPIDLNLKKYLKKNIQFLNTELFSMKLNLDKKRAILEKRLDHFNFQENSEFSFYNPLKINIRMMNLIGRGGFAEVWEVFDSINLEMYAAKIHKIEPSMSNEIKNKIIQRAENEINIHIHCHRHIFIVKLEFFFVFGSATNLLVGMELCDIDLDKYIKYHGPINELLALCWIKQILLGLLYMKNLPTGKVHHCDLKPANLLIKDGIIKISDFGLAKLILPDTHQYYNGGGTLYYQPPECLKNKKNLLITDKIDIWSLGCILYEMLFCERPFQFNYLEKCSKELLVNKMKNGLTYPKINQKISNATLSYIQYLLNFDYELRPSIEEALSYPIFNYFNIP; via the coding sequence ATGTATGATTACACTGAAGATAATTCATTAAATCCTTACCTAAGACAAcgaatatatcatattagaGAAACTTTAAGAAATGAAAACGAACTTCCCTTAATTGatcaaatttttaaatatgaattaaaaaaaaatttcgaagatataaatgatttattaCATTATGTTAAtggaattatttataaaggTATCGATTCATTTGAAAAATTAACCTTATTGTTTACGTATGATGACAAAAATGATTATGATACAACAAATTTGAAGCaaaatgattttatatacttattaaGGCAGAAAACAAAATTCCGagttaaatataaagatgaaaattatattgaATATTTGAGAACAAATccattaatttttattgatactttaaataatttattgatTATACCTGGAATAAATTTTGAATACAGACTTCATAATTTTGATACAAAAAATAgtaaatattttcttaaaaaatcAGATACCAAGGTCAATTCATTTTATAAccctttttttattagagTAAAAAATaccaatttaaaaaaaacgcATAAAATTTATAGGAGAACAGCAAAAAATTCTAGCAGTAACAAAGAACATCATATTGAACATTATTTTGTTAAACAAAATTCCATACCTTTaaccaaaaaattaaaaacggATGATTCGACAAACGCCGATAGTAATAATACCACTATTCCGATAAATACTATATGTGAAGAAAATTCAAGCAAAGAAAAAACATCGAATActcaatataattataccaATCATATATGTGAAAAACCAACTAATCAAAATATTAGCATTCATAGTCAAACAAAATATGAAccgaaaaaagaaagaagaaaaagaagaagccTAAATACTTCTACCATATCAGATGCTAATAATACTGATCTTGGAAAAAATAgcaaaagaaatattagcAGATGCCTTAAAAGAAAAGCTAGTCAATCGAATAGTACAAAACAGTCCAAATGTGAAGAAGATGCGCAACAAGAGGACGAAGAAACGACTATAGaagaagaaaacaaaaaaatgaaagaagtAGAAAAAGAACAAATGATGGACAAAGAGAAAGAGATAGAGaaagagaaaataaaagaagaatcaaatttaaatgaaaaaaatgaccAATATAACGAAGATTACGGTGACAATATTGATCAAGAAGATTATAGTAgcttaaataattattcttcATCAACTAATTCTCCAAAAAATACCAAAAgcacttattttttttatgatctaattaatgaatatgaaatatatattaaccatgccaaatgttatataatatttgatataaaaagttattataaaaatttagacattatgaaaaaactaaaaaaaaatttagaagAACTAAAAAAACCAAACAATTTGTTCAAAGAaataacacaaaaaaaaacattcaaATCTTCAAGAGATAAAATggaatttattaaaagatttaaaaaaatgattattcCAAATTTTAgattagaaaaaataaggaaacAAAGAAATCATTTAGTTATAATTGAACTTATGTCAAAGATACAAAATAGCCTAATTATAAAAAGGTTATATAAAGAACTACTtgaaaaagtaaatatagaagaattaataaaaaatatggtaGTTCTATTTGAAAAATGTGTATACAATATGAAAGAAGAAgagataaaaaatttttatcttAGAATGATTCATACTTATTTTCGTAGTAAAGATGTAAAAGAAATAGACTTTAGAAAATTAATACAACAATTTAAAAAGATTGAAGAATATCGAAAAAATCAAGAATTTTATAACTTATTCCAAAATGATCTGaattatttagaaaaaaacaaaagagaATGTCAAGAAATAGATGAAAAAATCCACTCGTTAAAATATCTAATTTTAGAATccatattaaaagaaaaacaattaGAGCGATCGGTGAAcagattattattaaatcatGAACAATCCAAATATGGatacttttataaaattgatCAAAgcgatgaaaataatttagatACGACAGAATATGGaaaattattagaaaatTTCTCAAAGGAACCTGTCAACTTTTAtacaattttaaataaaagaaaccTTGATAAACACGCATATCATGATATAagaaattttaattataaaaaaaaaaacaatgaaGAAGAACAAACAAAACATGTGGTAAATACAGCTCTTATAAATAATCAAgcaaataataatgagaacAAATATGCTATAAATAAAGGTGAACAAAATAACATCCCTCTTGAACAAGCGAAACaagtaaataataacaattataataatgttaagATTAATGGAGGAGATCcccatataaataataagaacttaaatgaagaaaaacaCGCCTCACAACGTATTgggaaaaatgaaaaggaacacataataaaaacaaatgcacaaaaggaaaaggaaaaggaaaaggaaaataaaataagcaacataaaagaaaaacaaactCCAAAAGATAATAACGccaataaaaatgataatataaataaagaatattataaatgtaaaattaaacaaatgaataatgaaaagaaaaatgatgaagagaaagaaaaaaatgttgtattaaaaaaaaaaaaaaaatacaacacatttaatttattccctaaaaataataaaaatgattccAATGAatcatatgataaaaattatttcagaaaagaagaaaaactTTTAAGCACCATAAATTTGAGAAAACGTTTAGCAGAAATAGATAAAAATCCATATTCTAaaagtgatgataataataataataatgataatgataataataataatagtaataataataataataatgataatgataataataataatagtaataataataataatgataataatgataataatgaattatcAGGTGAAGGCCGTTTATCATCAACTGGTATGTACAAAACAGAAGAATACttaaatgaaattaaaaaagatattgTTCGTTGtatatgtgaaaaaaaaaattataattttattaatgaaaaacaagaaaaaataaataatgaaatattttataaagttTTCGAACAATATCCTTACAGTTTTTTCTCAAAATCAgtcaaaaattataaaataatattaaatgaaaacgAAGAAGAATCAGAGTTATCATGGCTAACTAtgctcaaaaaaaaaagtcatAATAGATCTATTTTACCTCCAAGTAGAGATACCTTTAGAGATGGTACTCATTTTTCGAATTGTCGTGCTACCGAGCACAcattgaaattttttttatctctcTTAACATTATTAAGAAAAGGTCCTAttgatttaaatttaaaaaaatatttaaaaaaaaatattcaattcTTAAACACTGAATTATTTAGTATGAAATTAAATTTGGATAAAAAAAGAGCAATACTTGAAAAACGATTAGATCATTTTAATTTCCAAGAAAACTCAGAATTCTCATTTTATAAtccattaaaaataaatataagaatgATGAACTTAATTGGAAGAGGAGGATTTGCTGAAGTGTGGGAAGTTTTTGATTCTATCAATTTAGAAATGTATGCAGCCAAAATTCATAAAATTGAACCAAGTATGTccaatgaaataaaaaataaaattattcaaagagcagaaaatgaaataaatatacatatacattgtcatagacatatatttattgttaaATTAGAATTCTTTTTTGTATTTGGTTCAGCAACAAATTTATTAGTTGGAATGGAATTATGTGATATTGATctagataaatatattaaatatcaTGGGCCAATTAATGAACTTTTAGCTTTATGTTGGattaaacaaatattattaggcttattatatatgaaaaatttacCAACTGGAAAAGTACACCATTGTGATTTAAAACCTGCCAACTTATTAATCAAGGAtggaattataaaaatatccgACTTTGGACTAGCCAAACTAATTTTACCAGATACACATCAATATTACAATGGAGGTGGTACATTGTATTATCAACCACCAgaatgtttaaaaaataaaaaaaaccttCTTATCACAGATAAAATTGATATCTGGTCATTGGGATGCATTCTTTATGAAATGCTCTTTTGTGAAAGACCTTTCCAATTTAATTACCTTGAAAAATGttcaaaagaattattagttaacaaaatgaaaaatggaTTAACCTATCCAAAAATTAATCAAAAAATTTCTAATGCTACTTTAAGTTACATACAATATTTACTAAATTTTGACTATGAATTACGACCATCTATAGAAGAAGCCTTAAGCTATCCAATTTTTAACTACTTTAATATACcataa
- a CDS encoding membrane associated erythrocyte binding-like protein gives MGVLKHFFFLLFLYVNNTSAINNPQEEFMDRFDINKNHVNIKWSNSGIHGKGKFKYEIEERDVLSEGNESEKSTICPNHVKEGTYKLGCPDYGKTFLMGFEDNKYSEEFLNEISFGFLNKKYKLPIEIPLNKSGLSMYQGLFKRCPYNKKHYSMIKNENEYDMCFRKFYNNSNISTRIYKRGKQNRKYIYFSSHGLGGRLGANIEEPLHKYKNDEHYVTKKMRYPEKIKNLFDCSIYSHCIGPCLYKDFNNSCFLNLPILFNHQTKECVIIGTHEEKRIHNCQSGSTDQNIQRCFLPVKKEKGNQWTYASSFIRTDYMTKCPPRFPLNHTMFGYFNYSTGKCETYYMNHEKRTLSFSKCIETLFNNIKKQDDVNNSSFLWGVWTIENNANEKTNLASMDNTGSCYFLKKKPTCVLKKENHFSFTILTANSFNLNQNIIYPELKNNSSKEGSSLIHFKDPKQTNKRVLYENNKKSKRNVRTKINSVNPFTIPSTLNTNEKEEYNKNEVKNYPNNNISYIQKVHSSFVNNRFNIHSDSSFKPIHKMIQMNIYTDNKLYNNNNQKIKDSNNNMNGMSVTQRSPSIGENQNGNPQQKYMERFDIPNNHIFIEWQKEGEYGNDEFKYNIISNKTAGTSQSLFHNYKDKTCPNHVYEGRAHGSCPNYGKAIIVQNLLGEEYDKNFNLNFLNEIRTGYLNKYFKKDVEISYENSGIAMHNNMLRSCPVHENEEKLFSVKTDYNYKMCKSKIFSNRFTMKEYDPKTRLFMYYGLYGLGGRLGANIKRDKQKEKKYEDNITLPMKNPSLIKNLFDCSIYSYCLGPCLENSFGNKCFRNLPAYYNHLTNECVILGTHEQERTNSCRRTKEEKKKPNCQILRKTTDSKDWTYVSSFIRPDYETKCPPRYPLKSKVFGTFDQKTGKCKSLMDKAYEVGINKFSVCLEYLFLVSPKDLYNSGRNNYWGIWAADHSVNENNIEIANGKCYHLVVKPTCVIDKENHFSFTALTANTVDFNQSVNIRKIEELTEYGNNDDVLKEKEINNEPIDNVNETKINRKSHVNSMERNKPSYKENEYDQMEKNVEDETYSEEFGLFEEARKTETGRIEEESKKKEAMKRAEDARRIEEARRAEDARRIEEARRAEDARRVEIARRVEDARRIEISRRAEDAKRIEAARRAIEVRRAELRKAEDARRIEAARRYENERRIEEARRYEDEKRIEAVKRAEEVRKDEEEAKRAEKERNNEEIRKFEEARMAHFARRQAAIKAEEKRKADELKKAEEKKKADELKKSEEKKKADELKKKAEEKKKADELKKKAEEKKKADELKKKAEEKKKADEVKKAEEKKKADELKKSEEKKKADELKKSEEKKKADELKKKAEEKKKADELKKKAEEKKKADELKKKAEEKKKADELKKKAEEKKKADELKKKAEEKKKADELKKKAEEKKKAENLKKAEEKKKADELKKKAEEKKKADELKKKAEEKKKADELKKKAEEKKKADELKKAEEKKKADELKKAEEKKKADELKKAEEKKKADELKKAEELKKAEEKKKVEQKKREEERRNMALRRAEILKQIEKKRIEEVMKLYEEEKKMKAEQLKKEEEEKIKAEQLKKEEEEKKKVEQLKKKEEEEKKKAEQLKKEEEENKIKAEQLKKKEEEEKKKAEELKKEEEEEKKKAEQLKKEEEEKKKVEQLKKKEEEEKKKAEQLKKEEEENKIKVEQLKKEEEEEKKKAEELKKEEEEKKKVQQLKKEEEKKAEEIRKEKEAVIEEELKKEDEKRRMEVEKKIKDTKDNFENIQEGNNKNTPYINKEMFDSEIKEVVITKNMQLNEADAFEKHNSENSKSSNKNADFSKEKDLLEDDIENILETDENEKINKDDIERSNNNMKGNNNDIIYTKLDVEEYKKRDVNETREKIIKISKKNMCNNDFSSKYCDYMKDNISSGTCSNEERKSLCCSISDFCLKYFDHNSNKYYDCTKIEFADPLYRCFKKKEFSITFFYRHGLFCWSRNSTDTPVCHWFKNDHRKVV, from the exons ATGGGGGTATTGaaacattttttctttttgttatttCTGTATGTTAATAATACGAGTGCTATCAATAATCCTCAAGAGGAGTTTATGGACAGAtttgatataaataagaatCATGTGAATATAAAATGGTCAAACTCTGGGATACATGGAAAGGGGAAATTCAAATATGAAATTG aagAAAGAGACGTACTTTCAGAAGGGAATGAATCCGAAAAATCGACTATTTGCCCAAATCATGTAAAAGAAGGAACTTACAAACTCGGTTGTCCCGATTATGGGAAAACTTTTTTGATGGGTTTTGaggataataaatatagtgAAGAgtttttaaatgaaataagTTTTGGttttttgaataaaaaatataaacttcCTATAGAAATTCCTTTGAACAAAAGTGGATTATCTATGTACCAAGGTCTCTTTAAACGTTGTCCTTATAATAAGAAACATTATAGtatgataaaaaatgaaaatgaatatGATATGTGTTTTCGtaaattttataacaatAGTAATATATCCACAAGGATATATAAACGAGGTAAACAAAAtagaaaatacatatattttagttCACATGGTCTTGGGGGTAGATTAGGTGCTAATATTGAAGAAcctttacataaatataagaacGATGAACACTATGTAACTAAAAAAATGAGATATccagaaaaaataaaaaatttgtttGATTGTTCTATATATTCTCATTGTATAGGACCCTGCCTTTACAAAGATTTTAATAATAGTTGCTTTCTTAATTTACCCATTCTTTTTAATCATCAAACAAAAGAATGTGTAATTATAGGAACACATGAAGAAAAGAGAATTCATAACTGTCAAAGTGGAAGTACTGATCAGAATATACAGAGATGTTTTCTTCCtgtgaaaaaagaaaaaggtaACCAATGGACCTATGCATCATCCTTCATACGTACAGATTATATGACAAAATGTCCACCAAGGTTCCCATTAAATCATACTATGTTtggatattttaattatagtACTGGAAAGTGTGAGACGTATTATATGAATCATGAAAAACGTACATTATCATTTTCAAAATGTATTGaaacattatttaataatattaagaaaCAGGATGATGTGAATAATAGTTCATTTTTATGGGGAGTTTGGACTATAGAAAATAATGCAAATGAAAAAACGAATTTAGCATCTATGGATAATACAGGATCATGCTactttttaaagaaaaagcCAACATGTGTActgaaaaaggaaaatcatttttcttttactaTATTAACAGCAAATTCATTTAATctaaatcaaaatataatatatcctgaactaaaaaataattcttctAAAGAGGGTTCCAGTTTAATTCATTTTAAAGATCCAAAACAAACTAATAAAAGGGTgctatatgaaaataataaaaaatcaaaaagaaATGTAAGGACAAAAATAAATTCTGTAAATCCATTTACGATACCTTCAACTTTAAATACAAATGAGAaggaagaatataataagaacgaagtaaaaaattatcctaacaataatatatcatatatacaaaaagttCATTCATCTTTTGTAAACAATAGGTTTAATATTCATTCAGATAGTTCATTTAAACCAATACATAAAATGatacaaatgaatatatatacagataataaattatataataataataatcaaaaaattaaagattcaaataataatatgaatggaATGTCAGTAACTCAAAGAAGTCCATCTATAGGAGAAAATCAAAATGGAAACCCgcaacaaaaatatatggaaAGATTTGATATTccaaataatcatatattcaTAGAATGGCAAAAGGAAGGTGAATATGGAAATGAcgaatttaaatataatattatatcaaaTAAAACAGCAGGTACAAGTCAATCATTATTCCATAATTATAAAGACAAAACATGTCCAAATCATGTTTATGAAGGGAGGGCACATGGTAGTTGTCCAAATTATGGTAAAGCTATTATTGTACAAAATCTTCTAGGTGAAGAATATGATAAGAATTTtaatttgaattttttaaatgaaatacGTACAGGATACCTTaacaaatattttaagaaGGATGTCGAAATATCTTATGAAAATAGTGGAATAGCTATGCATAATAACATGTTAAGAAGTTGTCCGGTTcatgaaaatgaagaaaaattattttctgtGAAAAcggattataattataaaatgtgtaaatctaaaatattttcaaatcGTTTTACCATGAAGGAGTATGACCCCAAAACACGATTGTTTATGTATTATGGTTTGTATGGTTTAGGTGGAAGATTAGGTGCTAATATTAAACGAGATAAacagaaagaaaaaaaatatgaagataatataacattACCAATGAAAAATCCATCACTAATTAAGAATTTGTTCGACTGCtctatatattcttattgtTTGGGTCCTTGTTTAGAAAATTCTTTTGGTAATAAATGTTTCCGTAATCTGCCTgcttattataatcatttaacAAATGAATGTGTTATATTGGGTACACACGAACAAGAAAGAACAAATTCGTGTAGAAGAAcgaaagaagaaaagaaaaaacctAATTGTCAGATATTAAGAAAAACAACTGATTCGAAAGATTGGACATATGTCTCTTCATTTATCAGACCTGATTATGAAACAAAATGTCCACCTAGATACCCTTTAAAATCAAAAGTTTTTGGAACCTTTGACCAAAAAACAGGAAAATGTAAAAGTCTCATGGACAAAGCATATGAAGTtggaattaataaattttcagTCTGTttagaatatttatttttagtaTCACCTAAGGATTTATATAATAGCGGAAGAAATAACTATTGGGGTATTTGGGCAGCAGATCATTCtgttaatgaaaataatattgaaataGCAAATGGTAAATGTTATCATTTAGTTGTAAAACCAACATGTGTCATAGATAAGGAAAaccatttttcttttacagCGCTTACAGCAAATACTGTTGATTTTAACCAATCCGTTAATATAAGAAAGATTGAAGAATTAACTGAATATGGAAACAATGATGATGTActaaaagaaaaggaaattaATAATGAACCTATTGATAATGTGAAtgaaacaaaaattaatagaAAAAGTCATGTAAATTCTATGGAAAGAAATAAACCCTCTTATAAGGAAAATGAATATGAccaaatggaaaaaaatgtTGAAGATGAAACATACTCCGAAGAATTTGGATTATTTGAGGAAGCGAGGAAGACAGAAACAGGAAGAATAGAAGaagaatcaaaaaaaaaggaagctATGAAAAGAGCTGAAGATGCAAGGAGGATAGAAGAAGCGAGAAGAGCTGAAGATGCAAGGAGGATAGAAGAAGCGAGAAGAGCTGAAGATGCAAGGAGGGTAGAAATAGCAAGAAGAGTTGAAGATGCAAGGAGGATAGAAATATCAAGAAGAGCTGAAGATGCAAAAAGGATAGAAGCAGCAAGAAGAGCTATAGAAGTAAGAAGGGCAGAATTAAGAAAAGCTGAGGATGCAAGGAGGATAGAAGCAGCAAGAAGATATGAAAATGAAAGGAGGATAGAAGAAGCAAGAAGATATGAAGATGAAAAGAGGATAGAAGCAGTAAAAAGAGCTGAAGAAGTAAGaaaagatgaagaagaagCAAAGAGGGCAGAAAAAGAAAggaataatgaagaaataagGAAATTCGAGGAAGCCAGAATGGCGCATTTTGCTAGAAGACAAGCAGCAATCAAAGctgaagaaaaaagaaaggctgatgaattaaaaaaagctgaagaaaagaaaaaggccgatgaattaaaaaaatctgaagaaaagaaaaaggctgatgaattaaaaaaaaaagctgaagaaaagaaaaaggctgatgaattaaaaaaaaaagctgaagaaaagaaaaaggctgatgaattaaaaaaaaaagctgaagaaaagaaaaaggctGATGAAGTAAAAAAAgctgaagaaaagaaaaaggccgatgaattaaaaaaatctgaagaaaagaaaaaggccgatgaattaaaaaaatctgaagaaaagaaaaaggctgatgaattaaaaaaaaaagctgaagaaaagaaaaaggctgatgaattaaaaaaaaaagctgaagaaaagaaaaaggctgatgaattaaaaaaaaaagctgaagaaaagaaaaaggctgatgaattaaaaaaaaaagctgaagaaaagaaaaaggctgatgaattaaaaaaaaaagctgaagaaaagaaaaaggctgatgaattaaaaaaaaaagctgaagaaaaaaaaaaggctgagaatttaaaaaaagctgaagaaaagaaaaaggctgatgaattaaaaaaaaaagctgaagaaaagaaaaaggctgatgaattaaaaaaaaaagctgaagaaaagaaaaaggctgatgaattaaaaaaaaaagctgaagaaaagaaaaaggccgatgaattaaaaaaagctgaagaaaagaaaaaggccgatgaattaaaaaaagctgaagaaaagaaaaaggccgatgaattaaaaaaagctgaagaaaagaaaaaggctgatgaattaaaaaaagctgaagaattaaaaaaagctgaagaaaaaaaaaaggttgaacaaaaaaaaagagaagaagaaagaagaaatatgGCGTTAAGAAGAGCCGAGATACTTAAACAAATAGAGAAAAAGAGAATAGAAGAAGTaatgaaattatatgaagaagaaaaaaaaatgaaggcTGAACAacttaaaaaagaagaagaagaaaaaataaaggcTGAACAacttaaaaaagaagaagaagaaaaaaaaaaggttgaacaacttaaaaaaaaagaagaagaagaaaaaaaaaaggctGAACAACTTaagaaagaagaagaagaaaacaaaataaaggcTGAacaacttaaaaaaaaagaagaagaagaaaaaaaaaaggctGAAGAACTtaaaaaggaagaagaagaagaaaaaaaaaaggctGAACAacttaaaaaagaagaagaagaaaaaaaaaaggttgaacaacttaaaaaaaaagaagaagaagaaaaaaaaaaggctGAACAacttaaaaaagaagaagaagaaaacaaaataaaggtTGAACAacttaaaaaagaagaagaagaagaaaaaaaaaaggctGAAGAACTtaaaaaggaagaagaagaaaaaaaaaaggttcaACAacttaaaaaagaagaagaaaaaaaagcgGAAGAgataagaaaagaaaaagaagctGTAATAGAAGAAGagttaaaaaaagaagatgaaaaaagaagaatggaagtagaaaaaaaaattaaagatacAAAAGataattttgaaaatattcAAGAAGGCAATAACAAAAATACaccatatattaataaagaaatgtTCGATTCCGAAATAAAAGAAGTtgttattacaaaaaatatgcaGTTAAATGAAGCAGATGCTTTTGAAAAGCATAATTCTGAAAATTCTAAGAGTTCCAATAAAAATGCAGATTtttcaaaagaaaaagatttattagaagatgatatagaaaatatattagaaacAGATGAAAATGAGAAAATTAATAAGGATGATATTGAAAGGTCGAATAATAACATGAaaggaaataataatgatataatctATACAAAACTAGATGtggaagaatataaaaaaagggaTGTTAATGAAACAagggaaaaaattataaaaatatcaaaaaagAATATGTGTAATAATGATTTTTCATCAAAATATTGTGATTATATGAAGGATAATATTTCATCAGGTACATGTTCTAatgaagaaagaaaaagttTATGTTGTTCCATTTCTGATTTTTGTCTAAAATACTTTGATcataattcaaataaatattatgattgTACCAAAATAGAATTTGCTGATCCTTTATATagatgttttaaaaaaaaggaattttCAA ttacttttttttatagacaTGGTTTATTTTGCTGGAGCAGGAATAGTACTGATACTCCTGTTTGTCATTGGTTCAAAAATGATCATAGGAAAGTG gTTTGA